A stretch of the Thiomicrorhabdus xiamenensis genome encodes the following:
- the neuB gene encoding N-acetylneuraminate synthase, producing the protein MSVFIIAEAGVNHNGSLETAKALVDAAVEAGADAVKFQTFKAHNLVTESAEQAAYQTENTGVKESQFSMLQRLELDESAHRELLDYCAEKNIEFMSTPFDAESVELLNRLGMKRWKIPSGEVLSVPYLRQIAKLNQPTILSTGMSDLDEVAFAVKTLLEAGLAADKLSVLHANTAYPTPFPDVNLRAMQTLQQALNLPVGLSDHSLGIEVPIAAVALGARVIEKHFTLDKHMPGPDHKASLEPDELKAMVTAIRHVEQALGSGLKEPSASEQANIAIVRKRIVAKRPISSGEPFSADNCDIKRSSSGEFAQAWDKVMDAVAQKDYHAGEGIEL; encoded by the coding sequence ATGAGCGTGTTTATTATTGCTGAAGCCGGCGTCAATCATAACGGCTCTCTCGAGACGGCCAAAGCACTTGTCGATGCTGCAGTAGAGGCCGGTGCGGATGCAGTCAAGTTCCAGACCTTCAAAGCCCATAATCTGGTGACTGAGTCGGCCGAGCAGGCGGCTTATCAAACCGAAAATACCGGTGTCAAAGAGAGCCAGTTTTCAATGCTGCAACGTTTGGAGCTTGATGAAAGTGCTCATCGTGAATTACTCGATTACTGTGCTGAAAAAAATATTGAGTTCATGTCGACGCCTTTCGATGCCGAAAGCGTTGAATTATTGAATCGCTTGGGAATGAAACGCTGGAAAATCCCATCAGGCGAAGTGCTTTCAGTACCTTATCTGCGGCAAATCGCCAAGTTGAACCAGCCGACGATTCTTTCGACCGGCATGAGTGACCTGGATGAAGTTGCGTTTGCCGTTAAAACCTTGCTTGAAGCGGGTTTGGCAGCAGATAAATTGAGTGTTTTACATGCCAATACCGCCTATCCAACCCCTTTCCCAGACGTTAATTTACGGGCCATGCAGACTTTGCAACAGGCCTTGAATCTACCGGTCGGCCTGTCAGATCATTCTTTAGGCATTGAAGTGCCGATTGCTGCAGTCGCGCTGGGCGCCCGCGTGATCGAAAAACACTTTACGCTGGATAAGCATATGCCCGGTCCGGATCACAAAGCCAGCTTGGAACCGGATGAATTGAAGGCCATGGTCACTGCTATTCGGCATGTCGAACAGGCTTTAGGTTCCGGGTTAAAGGAGCCTTCTGCATCCGAACAGGCAAACATCGCCATTGTCCGTAAGCGCATTGTCGCCAAGCGACCGATTTCTAGCGGCGAACCGTTTTCTGCGGACAATTGCGATATCAAACGTTCCTCTTCGGGTGAATTTGCTCAGGCTTGGGACAAGGTGATGGACGCGGTTGCGCAAAAAGATTATCACGCAGGCGAAGGAATTGAATTGTGA
- a CDS encoding acetyltransferase, translated as MSDRTPLLLIGGGGHCRSCIDVIEADGVYKVQGVVEADGATADSKTPYPLIGFDSELPALIEQFPHCLITVGQIKSAKIRQTLFEKLQRLGAILPTIISPTAYVSSSAELGSGTIVMHQALVNAYVKVGANSIINSQALIEHDVIIGDHCHIATGAKVNGGVVLGNSCFIGSGAVLKQGIALADKVVIGANSTVLKDITEPGTYTGTIK; from the coding sequence GTGAGTGATAGAACGCCTCTTTTATTGATCGGCGGCGGGGGGCATTGTCGCAGTTGCATTGATGTGATTGAAGCCGACGGCGTTTATAAAGTTCAGGGGGTTGTCGAAGCGGACGGTGCAACGGCCGACAGCAAAACGCCTTATCCGCTTATTGGTTTCGATTCCGAACTGCCGGCATTGATCGAACAATTCCCGCATTGTCTGATTACCGTAGGCCAGATCAAGTCCGCCAAAATAAGACAGACCCTTTTCGAAAAGCTGCAAAGACTGGGCGCCATTCTGCCGACGATTATCTCGCCAACGGCCTATGTTTCCAGTTCCGCCGAATTAGGCTCGGGAACCATTGTAATGCATCAAGCACTGGTCAATGCCTATGTAAAGGTCGGGGCGAATAGCATTATCAATTCTCAGGCATTGATCGAGCATGATGTCATTATCGGCGACCACTGTCATATTGCCACGGGAGCCAAAGTAAATGGCGGCGTCGTACTTGGAAACAGCTGTTTTATCGGCAGCGGAGCGGTATTGAAACAGGGGATTGCTCTGGCCGATAAGGTGGTGATCGGTGCCAACAGTACGGTCCTGAAAGATATTACCGAGCCCGGTACTTATACAGGAACGATTAAATGA
- a CDS encoding LegC family aminotransferase: protein MSEFASIIETVRSHYGDGFVPLHAPCFQGEEKTKLIDCIDSTFVSSVGKYVDEFERQIAQFTGAKYAVAVVNGTLGLMLAMRVAGIQSGDLVLTQSLSFVATANAISMLGAEPLFLDVDSSSLGMSASGLEDFLATQTEHKNGHLIHKASGKPIRGCVPMHTLGFACEIDAIAMLCQKYGIALIEDAAESLGSFYKGKHTGTFGEIGVFSFNGNKILTTGGGGMLVTDNERLAKEAKHLSTTAKKPHAWLFEHDEIAYNLRMPNLNAALGVAQLQQLPEFLKEKRKLADFYQGAFSDSRGFGFLVEPDNTQANYWLNAITFDQSESAQAFLADSNAQDIQTRPLWTPMHQLDIYRHSFKTDLPITESLASRVVNLPSGVLCRE, encoded by the coding sequence ATGTCTGAGTTTGCCTCGATTATCGAGACCGTGCGCAGCCACTATGGCGATGGTTTTGTGCCTCTGCATGCGCCATGCTTTCAGGGCGAGGAAAAAACCAAGCTGATCGACTGCATTGACTCGACCTTTGTTTCTTCGGTTGGTAAGTATGTTGATGAGTTCGAGCGGCAAATAGCACAATTTACCGGAGCAAAATATGCGGTGGCGGTGGTCAACGGAACGCTTGGACTGATGCTGGCGATGCGGGTTGCCGGTATTCAGTCTGGAGATCTGGTTTTGACCCAGTCTCTGAGTTTTGTCGCTACCGCCAATGCGATTTCAATGCTTGGCGCCGAACCGCTGTTTCTGGACGTCGACAGTTCTTCCTTAGGGATGAGCGCCAGCGGTTTGGAAGACTTCCTGGCGACGCAAACCGAACATAAAAACGGCCATTTAATTCATAAAGCTTCCGGAAAACCTATCCGTGGTTGTGTGCCTATGCATACCTTGGGTTTTGCGTGTGAGATCGATGCTATCGCCATGCTCTGCCAGAAATACGGCATTGCTTTGATTGAAGATGCGGCGGAGAGTCTCGGGTCATTTTATAAAGGCAAGCATACCGGGACTTTTGGCGAGATCGGCGTTTTCAGTTTTAACGGCAACAAAATTCTGACCACTGGCGGCGGAGGAATGCTGGTAACAGACAATGAACGCCTGGCAAAAGAGGCCAAGCACCTCAGTACGACGGCCAAAAAACCGCACGCCTGGTTGTTTGAACACGATGAAATCGCCTATAACCTCCGTATGCCGAACTTGAATGCCGCTTTGGGGGTAGCTCAGCTTCAGCAGTTGCCGGAGTTCCTGAAGGAAAAGCGCAAGCTGGCAGACTTTTATCAGGGAGCATTTTCTGACAGTCGAGGATTTGGTTTTCTTGTCGAACCGGACAATACGCAAGCTAATTACTGGCTGAATGCCATTACATTCGATCAATCGGAGTCAGCACAGGCGTTTTTGGCGGACTCCAATGCCCAGGATATCCAGACGCGCCCATTGTGGACGCCGATGCATCAGTTGGATATCTATCGTCACTCTTTTAAAACAGATTTGCCAATAACTGAAAGTCTGGCTTCCAGAGTGGTGAATTTACCGAGCGGGGTTCTTTGTCGTGAGTGA
- a CDS encoding NAD-dependent 4,6-dehydratase LegB, with protein MSDWQGKQVLITGADGFIGSHLTEQLVQAGAKVRALAIYNSFNSWGWLDHSPYKDQIEVVSGDVRDPFFCKQITKDCHTVFHLAALIAIPYSYVAPNSYVETNINGTLNIAQACLENGVERLMHTSTSEVYGTAQYVPIDEKHPLQPQSPYSASKIGADSMAMSYYNAFELPVCIARPFNTYGPRQSARAVIPTIITQIANGKKQIQLGDTSPTRDFNYVTDTCQGMMAIAASDKTVGQTVNIGSNFEISVQDTLLLIKELMGSDVEFVTDEQRLRPKDSEVFRLWCDNTLIKELTGFTPQQDIRSGLQKTIDWFTQPDNLKQYKADIYNV; from the coding sequence GTGAGCGACTGGCAAGGGAAGCAGGTTTTAATTACAGGTGCGGACGGGTTTATCGGCTCCCACTTGACCGAGCAGCTGGTGCAAGCGGGGGCCAAGGTGAGAGCTCTGGCCATCTATAACTCTTTTAACAGCTGGGGCTGGCTGGACCATTCGCCTTACAAGGATCAGATTGAGGTGGTGAGCGGTGATGTTCGCGATCCGTTTTTCTGTAAGCAGATTACCAAAGATTGTCACACCGTATTTCATCTGGCGGCTTTGATTGCGATTCCCTATTCTTATGTCGCACCGAATTCCTATGTCGAAACCAATATTAACGGAACTTTGAATATTGCCCAAGCGTGTCTCGAAAACGGTGTCGAGCGCTTAATGCATACCTCGACATCGGAAGTTTATGGGACTGCGCAATATGTACCGATTGACGAGAAGCATCCTCTGCAGCCTCAGTCTCCATACAGCGCCAGTAAGATCGGTGCCGATTCGATGGCAATGTCCTACTACAACGCCTTCGAGTTACCGGTTTGTATTGCGCGTCCATTCAATACCTACGGCCCGAGACAATCGGCACGCGCGGTTATCCCGACGATTATCACCCAGATTGCTAATGGCAAAAAACAGATTCAGCTTGGCGATACCTCTCCGACACGCGATTTTAATTATGTCACGGATACCTGTCAGGGCATGATGGCGATTGCCGCTTCCGACAAAACGGTTGGGCAGACGGTCAATATCGGTTCCAATTTTGAAATTTCCGTGCAGGATACTTTGCTGTTAATCAAGGAACTGATGGGCAGTGACGTCGAGTTCGTTACCGATGAACAGCGCTTGAGACCGAAGGATTCCGAAGTTTTCCGCCTGTGGTGCGATAACACCTTGATCAAAGAGCTGACCGGTTTTACCCCACAACAGGATATCCGTTCCGGTCTGCAAAAAACCATCGATTGGTTTACACAACCCGACAACCTGAAACAGTATAAAGCGGATATTTATAATGTCTGA
- a CDS encoding murein transglycosylase domain-containing protein, which produces MAKASNFWLLAVGGFLLLTASYASSMHNWLQQAGHSSDFSGAPVAGTFSNTSTVDPVSSQKANLVTPNALPQERHKSNSSYPSLNNETLSQSDETDELSTQSAVALSEKTGFSQALWPWLSLSLMQNASGLTVEKPASTHSAIASAKSSSSTVDTEQTASQVHSEIVKEDRIEAVEYDDEIIIEFPEALATTTRMKKAISHLLLSGNPAGDSDLQNVQKFDLSIKPYYYNRILDKSQHSIRYPAQAYEYAKILLAEHAYWVDDQGDKYLHVQIPLSDTPMAKITEEFNSRDEMARLDRYRNWAQYYALRYKVPYDLVMAIMRVESAFNPKARSRSNAIGLMQIKAGSAGRDVYELIDGKMQLPTESELFDEQNNIRIGTAYLGLLHDLYFKEVKDPKNRELLVISAYNAGLNTVLKLFANNPQRAMEEINQLSPQQLYQTLRYQHTSEEARQYLDKVLSARQKNNQV; this is translated from the coding sequence ATGGCAAAAGCGTCAAATTTCTGGTTACTGGCTGTCGGTGGTTTTTTGCTGCTGACGGCTTCTTACGCTTCTTCCATGCACAATTGGCTGCAGCAGGCAGGACATTCCTCCGATTTTTCTGGCGCTCCGGTCGCCGGCACTTTTTCTAATACCTCCACGGTTGACCCTGTATCGTCACAGAAAGCAAATCTTGTTACGCCCAATGCACTCCCTCAAGAGCGACATAAATCAAATTCATCTTATCCGTCCCTGAATAACGAGACGCTTTCTCAAAGCGATGAAACCGACGAACTGTCCACACAGAGTGCTGTCGCCTTATCCGAGAAGACGGGCTTTTCTCAGGCGTTGTGGCCCTGGCTGTCTCTATCTTTGATGCAGAATGCTTCGGGATTGACAGTGGAAAAACCGGCGTCTACCCATTCCGCTATTGCCTCGGCAAAAAGCTCGTCTTCAACCGTCGATACCGAACAAACCGCCAGTCAGGTCCATTCTGAGATCGTTAAAGAAGATCGGATTGAAGCAGTTGAATATGACGACGAGATTATTATTGAATTTCCCGAAGCGCTGGCAACGACGACCAGAATGAAAAAGGCGATCAGCCATTTGCTTTTATCGGGAAATCCGGCAGGGGACAGTGACCTGCAGAATGTTCAGAAATTCGATTTATCCATTAAGCCTTATTACTACAACCGTATTCTGGATAAGTCGCAGCACTCGATTCGCTATCCGGCACAAGCTTATGAGTACGCCAAGATACTGTTGGCCGAACATGCCTACTGGGTTGACGATCAAGGGGACAAGTATCTGCATGTTCAGATTCCTCTGAGCGATACGCCGATGGCGAAAATTACTGAAGAATTCAACTCGCGCGATGAGATGGCCAGACTTGACCGTTACCGGAACTGGGCGCAGTATTATGCTTTGCGCTATAAGGTGCCTTATGATCTGGTAATGGCGATTATGCGGGTTGAGAGTGCCTTTAACCCCAAGGCGCGAAGCCGCTCCAATGCGATCGGGTTAATGCAGATCAAAGCCGGCTCGGCCGGCAGGGATGTGTACGAGTTGATCGACGGCAAAATGCAGTTGCCAACCGAGTCCGAGTTGTTTGACGAGCAGAATAATATCCGTATCGGTACTGCTTATCTGGGGCTTTTACATGATTTGTATTTTAAAGAAGTGAAAGACCCCAAGAATCGTGAACTCCTAGTGATATCTGCTTATAATGCTGGATTAAATACGGTGCTTAAACTGTTTGCCAATAACCCGCAGCGGGCGATGGAGGAGATTAATCAGCTTTCGCCACAGCAGCTGTACCAAACTTTGCGCTATCAGCATACTTCGGAAGAAGCACGGCAGTATCTGGACAAGGTGTTATCGGCACGACAGAAAAACAATCAAGTATAG
- the flgL gene encoding flagellar hook-associated protein FlgL, whose amino-acid sequence MRISTNLFHSQGLNSIQNHQQNVLDAQLQLSTGKKINAPSDDPVGLSQVHALNRTMNTIDQYAENGAYAKNQLAQEETAITDSIESLQRVRELSIQMLNGTYSAENRQQTAEEIDQIIKQQLSMMNYRNSDGELLFAGNSVNQQAAFIEDPNNPGYYAYIGSPQGVAAAATPEQAAEYNLANYGARFVQIGFDDDNRLGADDQGDAARVRITDNGGKVFQVDGNSTPAGVDANILNSLIVLRDSLLAGDPPPEAVVNDIDSSLDQLNTVRAEIGGRQNRIETQYNAGESFKLSLEERRMELEETDVVQGVTDLTKSQNALQMAQQVFTKVNGMSLFDYLR is encoded by the coding sequence ATGCGTATCTCAACCAACCTGTTTCATAGTCAGGGGCTAAATTCGATTCAGAATCATCAGCAAAATGTCCTGGATGCACAGTTGCAGTTGAGCACAGGGAAAAAAATCAATGCGCCAAGTGACGATCCAGTCGGCTTGAGTCAGGTGCATGCGTTGAACCGTACGATGAATACCATTGATCAGTACGCGGAAAATGGCGCTTATGCGAAAAATCAATTGGCTCAGGAAGAGACTGCGATTACCGACAGTATTGAATCTTTGCAGCGTGTTCGCGAACTTTCGATTCAGATGTTGAACGGAACCTATTCGGCGGAAAACCGTCAGCAGACAGCAGAAGAAATTGATCAGATTATCAAACAGCAGCTGAGCATGATGAATTACCGGAATTCGGACGGCGAATTGCTTTTTGCCGGTAACAGCGTCAACCAGCAGGCGGCATTTATCGAAGATCCGAACAACCCCGGATATTATGCTTATATCGGCAGTCCGCAAGGGGTTGCGGCGGCAGCGACACCGGAGCAGGCAGCAGAATATAATCTGGCCAATTACGGAGCCCGTTTCGTTCAAATCGGTTTTGACGATGACAACCGTCTGGGAGCGGACGATCAGGGGGATGCTGCACGAGTTCGAATTACCGATAACGGTGGCAAAGTTTTCCAGGTCGACGGAAATTCCACACCTGCCGGAGTTGATGCGAATATCCTCAATAGTCTGATTGTTTTGAGAGACAGCCTGCTTGCCGGAGATCCGCCTCCGGAAGCGGTTGTGAATGATATCGACTCTTCTCTGGATCAACTGAACACGGTCAGAGCGGAGATCGGTGGTCGTCAGAACCGTATTGAGACCCAATATAATGCCGGCGAAAGCTTCAAGCTCTCTTTGGAAGAGCGTCGAATGGAGCTAGAAGAGACTGATGTCGTTCAAGGCGTAACGGATTTGACGAAAAGTCAAAATGCGCTGCAAATGGCGCAACAGGTCTTTACTAAAGTCAATGGCATGTCGTTATTTGATTATCTGAGATAA
- the flgK gene encoding flagellar hook-associated protein FlgK: protein MADMLTIGSQAANTYKQALDVTSHNVANVSTEGYSRQRAEISSNTPSLIGASFNGGGSTVDSILRIQSDYIQTQLNSSNSAVERYDQQLSLATQVEGVIASNDEGVQEFMQRFFDGLQNVANNPTSQTSRQMLLDEAGNLETHIGNLASVLDDTEEQINSQISGLMTEINDRLDTIQQINEEVERALNTGTQPPNDLLDQRDQAILELSGYIDIKTFPQEDGGLDIFTSPGNLPLLADNHKTYIMADLSPYQDDRRMEIYMSIGGQKQMISDRISGGQLGAVLDVRENLLDQAQNELGLTLNGFVAAINWQHYQGYDLEGDAGGDFFQSLSATAMSAKGNIEDGSGITVTFNPDTTALTGLNGTPPYTAATQPDTYGEKEAYLQQALSEIGQMQARDYEIRANGTGYEFFDYKTGAQITPDAVNGDVYKVDGLEFDFSGQTNNDGDKFLVKPHQEMLEQFTTILQNPNDVAARGQSPVDTGVAGLDDETPAPAAYGDNVNMANMASFASQKILLSDENGEATLNILGGYSSMASNVGMYVRGTEIQLTAQQNVYNQIMNQRESLSGVSLDEEAANLIRFQQAYEASAQIISTSQSIFQTLLSVVRG, encoded by the coding sequence ATGGCAGATATGTTAACGATAGGTTCCCAGGCGGCCAATACCTATAAACAGGCTCTGGACGTCACCAGTCATAACGTCGCCAATGTTTCGACCGAAGGCTATTCTCGTCAGAGAGCGGAAATCAGTAGCAATACGCCATCTCTGATAGGTGCTTCCTTTAACGGTGGTGGTTCGACGGTAGATTCGATTCTGCGCATCCAATCCGACTATATCCAGACGCAACTCAATTCCAGTAATTCTGCTGTCGAGCGTTACGATCAGCAGCTTTCACTGGCTACTCAGGTTGAAGGGGTGATCGCCAGTAACGATGAAGGTGTGCAGGAATTCATGCAGCGGTTTTTTGACGGCCTGCAGAATGTCGCTAATAATCCGACCTCGCAGACCAGTCGCCAGATGCTGCTGGACGAAGCGGGGAATCTGGAAACGCATATCGGAAATTTGGCTTCGGTACTGGATGATACCGAGGAGCAGATTAATAGCCAAATCAGTGGCCTAATGACAGAAATTAACGATCGTCTGGACACCATCCAGCAGATCAACGAGGAAGTCGAGCGTGCGTTGAATACCGGTACGCAGCCGCCGAACGATCTGCTTGATCAGCGTGATCAGGCAATCCTTGAACTCAGCGGTTATATCGATATCAAGACTTTTCCTCAGGAAGACGGCGGTCTGGATATCTTCACTTCTCCCGGCAATCTTCCGCTTTTGGCCGATAACCATAAAACCTATATTATGGCCGACCTGAGTCCTTATCAGGATGACAGACGGATGGAAATCTATATGTCGATCGGTGGTCAGAAGCAGATGATCAGTGACCGGATTTCCGGTGGCCAATTGGGTGCGGTTCTGGATGTGCGTGAAAATCTATTGGATCAGGCTCAGAATGAATTGGGCTTGACGCTTAACGGTTTCGTCGCCGCCATTAATTGGCAGCATTATCAGGGGTATGATCTGGAAGGTGATGCCGGAGGGGATTTCTTTCAGAGTTTGTCGGCAACAGCCATGTCAGCCAAGGGAAATATTGAAGACGGTAGCGGAATAACGGTGACGTTTAATCCGGACACCACGGCTCTGACGGGGCTGAACGGTACGCCTCCATATACGGCAGCCACTCAACCGGATACTTATGGCGAAAAAGAGGCTTATCTGCAGCAGGCTCTAAGTGAAATAGGCCAGATGCAGGCACGTGACTACGAAATTCGCGCCAATGGAACCGGTTACGAGTTCTTTGACTATAAAACCGGTGCACAGATTACGCCAGATGCCGTGAATGGCGATGTTTACAAGGTTGATGGACTGGAATTCGATTTCAGCGGGCAAACCAATAACGACGGCGATAAGTTTTTAGTTAAACCTCATCAGGAGATGCTGGAACAGTTCACCACGATTTTGCAGAATCCGAATGATGTCGCTGCTCGAGGACAGTCTCCTGTCGATACCGGGGTCGCAGGTCTGGACGATGAAACGCCGGCACCTGCCGCTTACGGTGATAATGTCAATATGGCGAACATGGCCAGCTTCGCTTCGCAGAAAATTCTGCTTTCCGACGAAAACGGCGAGGCTACGCTGAATATTCTTGGCGGCTATTCGAGTATGGCGTCCAACGTCGGGATGTATGTCCGCGGTACGGAAATTCAATTGACCGCGCAGCAGAATGTGTACAACCAGATTATGAATCAACGCGAGTCGCTCTCGGGGGTCAGTCTTGATGAAGAAGCGGCGAACTTGATCCGTTTCCAGCAGGCCTATGAAGCGTCGGCACAGATTATTTCCACTTCGCAGTCGATTTTTCAGACGCTGCTGAGTGTAGTAAGAGGATAG
- a CDS encoding rod-binding protein, whose amino-acid sequence MEGLELNSLSASQAAAKQAQNVADAKSLNALKSQAQEDPKEALRPVAEQFEALFLQQIMKEARKVSFDDGWLDGGQGGFFKDWHDSQLAQSLSAKGSLGLADTIVEQLAPKIDNVYTPEAYYQMQEQKSEQKAQAAAPTTQNALALRNL is encoded by the coding sequence ATGGAAGGATTGGAATTAAATTCGCTATCCGCTTCGCAGGCGGCGGCAAAACAAGCTCAGAACGTTGCGGATGCCAAGTCGTTAAATGCTTTGAAATCTCAGGCTCAGGAAGATCCGAAGGAGGCTTTGCGCCCGGTTGCCGAGCAGTTTGAGGCTTTGTTTCTGCAACAGATTATGAAAGAAGCGAGAAAGGTTTCTTTTGACGACGGTTGGCTTGACGGTGGTCAGGGCGGTTTTTTCAAAGACTGGCATGACAGTCAGTTGGCGCAGTCGCTATCGGCTAAAGGTTCTCTCGGACTGGCCGATACTATTGTCGAGCAGCTGGCGCCGAAGATCGATAATGTGTACACGCCGGAAGCGTATTACCAGATGCAAGAGCAAAAGAGCGAGCAAAAAGCTCAGGCAGCAGCCCCTACAACGCAAAATGCTTTGGCATTGAGAAACTTGTAA
- a CDS encoding flagellar basal body P-ring protein FlgI, with protein sequence MARITVILLTLLMLWSTLSYAERVKDIANVAGVRSNQLVGYGLVVGLNGSGDKTPFAEQSLLSMLNKFGIKVPNGVKTNAKNIAAVAVHADLPAFSKSGQKIDITVSSLGNAKSLRGGTLLLTPLKGVDGNVYALAQGNLVVGGLDASGADGSRITINVPSVGRIPNGATVERTVNTGFDLGNTIKLNLKNADFTTATNLVNTINEQLGGGTAKALDAETVEVMAPRNPNQRVAFLSMLENMEVVLGEAPARIIVNSRTGTVVIGQHVTVSPAAVTHGGLTVKISEDIDVSQPNAFAGGATALTPNSGVDVQQGEGRMFQFPKGVSLNDIVQAVNKVGAAPGDLVAILEALKQSGALKAELMII encoded by the coding sequence ATGGCACGTATTACCGTCATTTTGCTGACACTGTTGATGTTGTGGAGCACCTTAAGTTACGCGGAAAGGGTGAAAGATATCGCCAATGTTGCCGGAGTACGCTCCAACCAGTTGGTCGGTTATGGTCTGGTTGTCGGTCTGAATGGCTCTGGTGATAAAACGCCGTTCGCCGAACAGAGCCTGCTGAGTATGTTGAATAAGTTCGGTATCAAGGTTCCGAACGGGGTTAAAACGAACGCTAAAAATATTGCCGCAGTTGCGGTACATGCCGACTTGCCGGCGTTTTCCAAGTCGGGTCAAAAAATCGACATTACCGTGTCTTCTTTAGGGAATGCGAAAAGCTTGCGCGGTGGGACACTTTTGTTGACTCCGTTGAAAGGGGTGGACGGTAATGTCTATGCTCTGGCGCAGGGTAATCTCGTTGTGGGCGGTCTGGATGCCAGCGGTGCCGACGGTTCACGCATTACCATTAATGTGCCTAGTGTCGGGCGCATTCCGAATGGTGCGACAGTGGAGAGAACCGTCAATACCGGTTTTGACCTCGGAAATACGATTAAGCTGAACCTGAAAAATGCCGACTTTACGACGGCAACTAATCTGGTGAATACCATTAATGAACAGTTGGGTGGTGGAACCGCCAAGGCATTGGACGCCGAGACGGTTGAAGTGATGGCACCTCGCAACCCGAACCAGCGTGTGGCTTTCTTATCCATGCTGGAAAATATGGAAGTGGTTCTTGGTGAAGCGCCGGCGCGGATTATTGTTAACTCGCGTACCGGTACGGTTGTTATCGGGCAGCATGTGACCGTCAGTCCGGCCGCGGTTACCCACGGCGGTTTGACGGTTAAGATCAGCGAAGATATCGATGTTTCCCAACCAAATGCCTTTGCCGGCGGGGCCACGGCGTTGACACCTAATTCCGGCGTTGATGTTCAGCAGGGTGAGGGGCGTATGTTCCAGTTTCCGAAAGGGGTGTCGCTGAATGACATTGTGCAGGCGGTGAATAAAGTCGGCGCAGCGCCGGGTGACCTGGTCGCGATTCTCGAAGCGCTGAAACAGTCGGGCGCGTTGAAAGCGGAACTGATGATTATCTGA
- a CDS encoding flagellar basal body L-ring protein FlgH, whose protein sequence is MILNKRISLMVVSLLAAVQLTGCGSTTPERHQTLNYEPAYPLNIPQQKQPNNGSLYQTGAMTLFDDSRAHRVGDIITISLDESISANKKDEAKYNKSNSQDFGINSPISVTRPKGFAGDVVDGVTSPVVGLGIGYGSKGAFSGKSDVKQNSSLSGSIAVTVVEVIPNGNLMIRGEKWLTIHDGDEVVQFAGIIRPEDIQPDNTISSTKVADVRLVYKDVGMAGSTARAGAATEWLSKYWPF, encoded by the coding sequence ATGATTTTGAACAAACGAATTTCATTAATGGTGGTCAGCCTGTTGGCGGCAGTGCAGCTGACCGGCTGTGGCAGTACCACACCAGAGCGTCATCAAACGCTGAATTACGAGCCGGCTTATCCGTTGAATATTCCGCAGCAGAAGCAGCCGAATAACGGTTCACTATATCAGACTGGCGCCATGACGCTGTTTGACGATTCGCGAGCACACCGGGTCGGCGATATTATTACGATCTCACTGGATGAGAGTATCTCTGCGAATAAGAAAGATGAGGCCAAATACAATAAATCCAATAGTCAGGATTTTGGCATTAACTCTCCGATCAGTGTGACGCGCCCTAAAGGGTTTGCCGGTGATGTGGTGGATGGGGTGACATCACCTGTTGTTGGTCTGGGTATCGGTTACGGTTCCAAAGGGGCTTTTTCGGGTAAAAGTGATGTCAAACAGAACTCTAGTTTAAGCGGATCGATCGCCGTGACAGTTGTTGAAGTCATTCCGAACGGGAATCTGATGATCCGTGGTGAAAAATGGTTAACGATTCATGATGGAGACGAAGTGGTTCAGTTTGCCGGAATTATCCGTCCGGAAGATATTCAGCCGGATAATACGATTTCTTCGACTAAGGTAGCCGATGTACGCTTGGTATACAAAGACGTCGGCATGGCAGGCAGTACGGCTAGAGCCGGCGCCGCAACAGAGTGGTTAAGCAAATACTGGCCGTTTTAA